A window of Belonocnema kinseyi isolate 2016_QV_RU_SX_M_011 chromosome 10, B_treatae_v1, whole genome shotgun sequence genomic DNA:
cgaattttggaaaaattacaagGGAAATGTTGATATTTCTGTAACATTTCTACTAATGGGTCAGATGTCAAATGGCTCAATACGAATTGAAGTTGTCAGACAATCTAATCTgtcttccacaaaaaaaaaatttgttaaaattaattgtgAACATATTTATAGTTTACAAAGAACAGTATCGGATTTACAAATTTTGGCATTAGCGGAACAAATAGATGTCAGATTTACCACAATTAAATGTAAAGAAAGTTTTATTAAGCTTAACCAAAACCTATTTATTTCACATTTGGGAGCAAAATTCCAAGAAGAAAATCACATTAATGTCGTAAAAACAGCAGAATTATTAACCGAAACGACAACAGAGAAGCAGAATTTAAATGCATCGGAACATAAGTTTGGGCCAACAACTGAATCCTCACTAagatataaaattgaagaaaaggttaaaaaaactgcaaaaaagaaagaaaagaaaaacaaaggtTTAGAAAActcttcaaaaaaaatctttggatCTTATAAAGcgggacaacaaaatatttttttcagggcAGCGAAAGAGGAAATTGTTAAAGAGAACAGTGGAAACTGCATTGACGTTAAATCTACTGCCTTTTTAGAAACTAATATACAACAAAGGGCTGagaaaacagaaatatttttttcactagaTGATAACACacttaaatttaataatgaaagagAAATAGGAAACAAAACTAGCCATCCAAGTACATCTAAACGCCTACATAAAACAGAAATTATAACTGATAAAAAGGCAAATCATGCAGCAATAAAGAAGCGGAAACGAATTATCTCTTCTTCTGATTCTAATACTGATGAATCGGTTTTAAGTGACTTTGATGATGAAACAAATAATGTATTTCAAAAGAGTTCTGGCAgtgtagagaaatttaaaaaatcatcaagtCCTCAAAGAAATAAAGAAGATATACAAACAAAAGACCGAACATTTCTTGACGAGGATGGCTTTCTAGTTACACAGAAAATTCCAGTTCATGAAGAGGCTGCAAAACAGAATTTAATAAACACAGTTACATCGCCAGAAACGCGtacagaaataaatgttaaaaacaataaaacaaaacAGTCGACATTGATCAGTTTCttgaaaaagaagtaattttatatttttattcttgtgAAAATGAAGCAATGTACATGGTTTCCGctgtattttatttaatgaatgtaCTTTTTCTGAAAGAATTTCTGAAGAATACGAATTTTAGAGTTAGAATTTACATGGATGCTTCCACATATAATCGTGTCCCTTTAAGCTCACTGACTTGAAATGAAGAAAGATGTTCCATCCTGTCAATTAttggaattgaaaataaaaattttttcttatgacAAAACCTATTGTTGTACAtttgataaacattaatttttgaaatagataTTTTTAGAAGCGTTGCCCAGCAATAGATTTTCCTCTTAAAAAGGAGCTTGGACGATTTGATACATTAGCGAGCACTGCGATTCGTTGCAAGTTACCCGATTTCTTAACCGCCGCTGCGTGTCGATG
This region includes:
- the LOC117181999 gene encoding uncharacterized protein LOC117181999 codes for the protein MLCEFWKNYKGNVDISVTFLLMGQMSNGSIRIEVVRQSNLSSTKKKFVKINCEHIYSLQRTVSDLQILALAEQIDVRFTTIKCKESFIKLNQNLFISHLGAKFQEENHINVVKTAELLTETTTEKQNLNASEHKFGPTTESSLRYKIEEKVKKTAKKKEKKNKGLENSSKKIFGSYKAGQQNIFFRAAKEEIVKENSGNCIDVKSTAFLETNIQQRAEKTEIFFSLDDNTLKFNNEREIGNKTSHPSTSKRLHKTEIITDKKANHAAIKKRKRIISSSDSNTDESVLSDFDDETNNVFQKSSGSVEKFKKSSSPQRNKEDIQTKDRTFLDEDGFLVTQKIPVHEEAAKQNLINTVTSPETRTEINVKNNKTKQSTLISFLKKK